In the genome of Dehalococcoidales bacterium, one region contains:
- the tsaB gene encoding tRNA (adenosine(37)-N6)-threonylcarbamoyltransferase complex dimerization subunit type 1 TsaB — protein sequence MHLAIDTSTDIAGIAIADELNILSELTWNCGQNHSVQLMPRITQLMGKAEIKFEQLNGVVVAIGPGSFNGLRVGVSTAKGIAYGLGIPLVGISTLEVTAYGYGFSDLPICPIINAGRTEVAAALFRQIDGDWQKLTAEHITTIPELCEQTNSKTLFCGELKPAAIEELIQKLGDKALIPSPAVRLRRPGLLAELGYRKLESGNYDDAASLQPIYLKKPPITQHKNMTPQAESEL from the coding sequence ATGCATTTAGCAATTGATACATCAACAGATATTGCCGGGATTGCAATAGCGGACGAATTAAATATATTATCGGAACTTACCTGGAATTGCGGGCAAAACCATTCCGTCCAGCTAATGCCCCGTATTACACAATTAATGGGTAAAGCCGAGATTAAGTTTGAACAACTTAACGGGGTTGTTGTAGCTATCGGCCCCGGCAGTTTTAACGGTTTGCGTGTCGGGGTCAGTACCGCCAAAGGGATTGCATACGGATTGGGGATTCCGCTCGTCGGAATAAGCACCCTCGAGGTAACCGCATACGGGTACGGTTTTAGCGATCTGCCGATATGCCCAATTATAAATGCGGGAAGAACCGAGGTTGCCGCGGCGTTATTTCGCCAAATTGATGGCGACTGGCAAAAATTAACCGCTGAGCATATTACAACAATCCCCGAATTATGCGAACAAACAAATTCAAAAACCCTATTTTGCGGAGAACTTAAACCTGCTGCAATTGAGGAATTAATACAAAAATTGGGCGATAAGGCGCTAATCCCCTCCCCCGCCGTGCGTTTGCGCCGCCCGGGTCTTCTTGCCGAGCTGGGGTATCGCAAACTCGAATCCGGTAATTATGATGACGCAGCCTCTTTGCAACCGATTTATTTAAAAAAGCCGCCGATTACACAGCATAAAAATATGACTCCTCAAGCGGAAAGCGAACTCTGA